In Choloepus didactylus isolate mChoDid1 chromosome 18, mChoDid1.pri, whole genome shotgun sequence, the genomic stretch TTCCTCACTGCCACACCTGACCCCTCCAGGTGAGAAGAGTGAGGGCGGGGGTGATGAGGAGAGTGTCCCGGTCAGGGGAGAGAACGCGATGTGATGTGCCTCGATCCTTCTGATTGTGTTCTGTTAGGTCAGTGTTCAAACCCTTCAtctttggggtgggggcagcccaGGCCCCCCAGGTGCTGTCCCCTACTTTCGGAGCACAGGACCCTGCACGGACTCTGCCCCGGTTCCAGACTCAGGTGGATCGCCGGCACGCCCTCTACCGCAGTCACCAGGTCGCCCTGGGGCTGATGGAGAGTGAGCAGGTAACTCCCAGGGCAAAGGgctcacctcccccacccccaactgggACCCTGGAAATATCAAAGGGGACCGGACAGTGGAGGAGCAGCTCCAGAGCTGGGGAAGGGGGTTCCTCCCTTCAAAGCCGAGCCATCCAGGAGAGTGTCAGGTGGTCTGTCTGTCCTCCTGCCTGTGTGAAAGGCTGATACCCCCTCCTCGATCGGGAGGACAGCCTGTCCCGGGGACCCAGGGTGGCCTTTCCTGGGCAGGACCGCGGGCCGCAGCTCCGGCAGATGCAGCGAGATCTGGAGCAGGAAGGCCTGGAGGCTGTGCGGGGGCTGCTGGCTGGAGAGAGGGTGCTGCCACCCCGGCAGCTGGGTGGCCTCTTCCAGGCCTTTGTGGAGAGGGAGAGCTGGGTGTATGCCTGAGCAccggaggtggggtggggggcagccctGCCGCTGGTACTGTGGGGTCAGAGCACTCTCTCCTCACCCCTCAGCCTTGTCCTGAGCAGCCAGATCAGCCTTTGCTttaataaatgtgttttgttttcttgttctatGAACTTGATCCGAGGTCCAAGTGGGGTGGGAGGGCCAAGTGAGGGCAAAGGGTGGCTCTGAGCTGGCAGCGAGGCCCTTGGTGGCCTTGCTGGGTGGCAAATACTTGTGGCTGGAAGGTGAATGCTGTGCAGGAGAGGGcgggggtgtgtgggtgtgtgtgcccCAGAAACAATGCCCACCGGGCTGGGTGGCTACTATTTGGGGAGAATGAGGACCTCCGGTTTTAGTCCCTGGCCTGGACCCCTGGAGGGCAGCGGGAGGTGGCAGGGCAGCATGCCCACCATGCGATGGTGTCCTCCATGAGCTGGTGCCCACCTCCCACCCATACAGGAGCCAGGACaccagggggtgggggtgctgggaaGGGGTGCTAGGCCTTTGGGGATGTCCTGAAAGATTAGGAACTTGTACTTTAGAATCCGGCTGCTCTTTAAGGCCCTGTACTTTCTGCGGGGGTTTCCTGATGCCTTTACTAGTTGCTTCCCCCAAGATGCTCCCAGATGACATGAAAGCCATGGTTGAGGCCCAGAGACAATTTATTGGGGACGGCTCTAGCCCCAGGTGAGGGCTGTGAGAACACAGGGCAGCCCACTCAGCTCCTTGTTCTTTGCACTGTCTTGTTCCTGGGGCTTTGCTGACAGGGACAGGCCGCATTTCATTTCTTGATTCTCTTGGTCGTGGTTTTGGCTGTGCCAGGGGCCGCAGCCAGGGAGGCCTTGGGGCCTGTGGCTGCTCTGGTCTCCTTCCGTGCCTGGCCAGTGCTTTGCTGGCCCGTGGAAACCACAGTGCAAGTTTTCTTGGTGGCAGAAGATGCCTGGGGTGAGGAGGTGGGCTCGGGGGGAGTCTTCTTCCCTTGCCTGGGAGTGGCAAGAAGGCTGCTGTCCCCAGCCATGGGTTCCCCGGGCATCGGGGGGAAGCCAGTGAGGACGGGCTCTGTCTCCATCCTCAGAAGGTGCTCCAGCAGGGCCACCTGCTGCCTGCGCTCCTTGTGCCTGCTCatctcctcctccagctccttgAGGAAACCTGTGAGGGGGGCCAGGATTCTGGCTGGTGGAGGAGGCCCCCTGGGCTGAAGGAGAAGGTCCCAGATAGATCCCCTGAGCCAACCCCCAACCCTGCCATCTCTAATGGGGAGGCGCCTGAGGCTGAGGCTGGGGAGGGCTGAGTCTCCTGCATGCCCAGGACTGACGCCTGCCCTGGCTGCATTCTCTACCACATCTGGCCCAGGTACTGATCTTGGCTTGGGGCCACCTCCCCAGACACCACAACCATCTTAGTCCCCCCACCTccacagggcagggctgggctctggggagGCTGCAAGCCTTGGAAAGTAGGGCCACCTTGCTCTGAGCAGAATGGGCTGCTCAGCTCCGGGAACTCCTCATCCTCATCGCCTAAAGCTTTGTCCTCCTCGTCCGAGGTCCAGCGCTCCAGCACAGGCTGCCCGTCCAGGTCCAGGAGCAGAGGCAGGGCTTGAGTCACCAGCTCCCTgccagggggaggggggagaggctACCCAGGAGGGCCCCTGGGATGATACAAAGACCCAAGGCACAGCACCCCACCTCAAGGAGTGGTGGCTCACAAGCTAGGAGATGGGGGCTGTAGCCAACCCCAAAGAGCCAAGGGTTGGGTTCATGTGGAGTTATGGGAGTGGAAGGGGAAGAGGGGCCGACTCAGCTGTGCTGGGGGAGGAGAAGCATCATGGACGGCGACCCCAGGGTTGCAGGCTGTGAGGGAGCCGGCGTGGGGTCAGTGGGTGGAGCTCGGCCATCACCCCTTGTTGAGAGCTCGCCCTCATTTCCTCCTCACCTGTAGCCCTCCTTCTTGGTGCAGCTGTTTCCAGTCAGGTTGAGGATGAGAAGGCTCTGGGGGAACTCATCTGCACACACCCAAGGGAGGCGGGAGGAGGAGGTTCTTATACCCATCTTCCAGTCCAAAGCCCCTGCTGCCTCTACCTCTCTTGCCAACCCCCTGGAACCCCCGGAGGATGAAGTGGGTATGGGGGGCAGGGTGCCTAATGCAGGCACGGGGAAGTGGAGGCAGAGTGGAAGAGTGTCCCATCGGGCTCATTCACTGAGCCAGGGCAAGGGTGTCCCTACCCAGCTTCAGCGTTTCTATCAGGTTCTCAGAAAGGTCTAGAAGCTGGAGGTGCGGGAGGTCACGGAGGTTTTCCACCTGCCTGATGTGGTTTCCTGCCAGAGACAGGAAGCTGTAGGGGAAGGGAGTAGGTCAGAGACAGAGCTGACTCTCAGAGTAGCCAGAGGAAGAGAGGAGGGCAGCAGGCACCTAGGTTTGGCCTTTTGGGGTGAGGGAAGCAGAGCGAGGCTCTTCAGCTGACAAGGAGCCAGACTTGGATAAGTCTGAACCAGTTTCTCGGGGTGTTTCCaagcacccccacccctgccttccaACCTAAGCCCTGGCACGACATACCACAGGGAGGGGACGCAGGTCAGGTTCTCTATTCGCTGGATCTTATTCTGCAGAAAGAAACCAAGGTGGGGGGGGAACCAGCTGAGGTTTCTGGGGGGGGGGCTTTAAGGGGACAGCCCCCAAATCATGTCTACTAATGCAGCTGGAGATCTAGCACCTTGGGAATGAGCATCCCACTTCTTGAAATGGTTGCCATTACCTTCGTGTGATTTGCTTTCTCCATGTGGATAGTTAAGAGTGTAAACTTGGGGCTGGCTACACTTGATTAAAGTATACCACTCTGACCCCACAACCAAAGAGTGACCTGGGAACTAGAGAAGGAAAGCAAACAGCCccagggaaaaggaaaaggcCTTGGGAAGCATGAGCATATACTGACTTGATTTGATTTGTAAAGTTTCTGTGGGGAAAGGTTAAGGGAGTGGGGTATATTCAGCCTGGGGAAGGCTGAAGATCAACCACTACTGTCGCCATCACCAATGACAGCCTTCAAGTTCTGAAGGGTGTAGAGGAATCTGCTcagttcctttttccttttcttcaaaataaGAAATGGGTTTGAGATATGTAACATGAGAGATTTAGGGTAGACACCAAGAACTTCTAGATGAAAAGTATATGACCCAAAAACTGACTCAAGAGCATGTTCAGGATCTCTCTTTGGGGAATCAGTCTTTCAATTCAGGAGAATTCCTAATTCAGCTGGGGACGATTTAAATGAAGGTCTgcctgccaaatgccaaagatgaccTGGCTGGTTTCTTTCATATCAGACAGACTTGGTCcacagtggggggtggggagtggggcaaAACCTTACCACTTGCAGGTAGAGGCTGTGAAGATTCTGGAGGCCCTCTAAGTTCCTAATAGCAGTAATCCCCTCCCGGTCCAGGCGGACAGTCTCCAGTTCTGCAAGAGTGTGAAACCTGGGAGAAGACGGGCAGGGTGGGATGTAGAGACCATTTCTGGTCTCCTAGCACGGAAGATGGGActggggaggaaggaaggtgTTTCAAGGAGGGGTAGATGGCTGAGTGATTTGAGCAGACGTCAGGAAGAGCTTCTTGACTTTTGAGGGGGGTGTCCAGAACATGAAACTGGGTTGACTCGAAGACCTGGCTCTCTGTCAGGAGCACTGAGAAGGAGCAGAATGAGAGAGGAACAAGGACCCTCTGACTGGGAAACTGCGTGATGGCAGCTTATGATTCCCAGAGAGATTCAGAGGAAAGAGAAACCTCAGACCAGCTTGGCTGATGGAAGCAGGGGTTGGGACAGACATGAAACAATCTCTGCAGGAAGACCCTTCCTCACCTCTCTTCTGTGTGGCCATGGAGGGAATGCCACTTGTGCCAACCATCCAGTTATTAATTCCACAATGTTTACTGAGTGCCTTCTAGAGACAAATGACAGAATCTCTGCCTCTCACAATTAAGGAAGCAGGTCAAGCACATGACAAGCGGATGACAGAGGCAAGTACAAGGGACTAAAGGAGTACATAAGCTATGCTCCCAATTCAGGTAAGGGAATCAGGGaatgcttcctggaggaggtgacagatAAGCGGGAATTAGCAGGGAAAATGGAATAAGGAAGGGGAGAAGGCTTTCAAGGAGAAAGAATAGCATGTACTAATTCATACCCTTCTCAAACATTAATGTGTCTGCGAGTCACCCAGGGGtactgttaaaatgcagattctgattcagtaggtctggggtgggcctgAGATTCTTCATTTCTAAGAAGCTCCTaggtgatgccaatgctgctgggCCCTGGACCACCTCAGTAGTAAGGTGCTAAGGTGTGAGAGCACAGTGTCTTACAGGAATTGTATACTTGTGGAGAGTGGCAAGAGATAAGGGTGAAAAGGTGTCAGAAGTCAACTCATGCTAAggcatttggattttattctggagGAACCAAGGAGACAAGGAAGGTTCTCTCAGGGAGTGTCTGATCAGATCTGTCTTTTGAAAGGATCACTGACAACAGTGTGGGGAGACTGGACTGGGGGCAGGGAGACTAGTTAGGAATTTGTTGCAATGAGCCTGTTGAGAGCCTCATCTAAGGCAGTGGAACTTGGATggtgaaaaagagacagaaagatctTTAAGGAGAGAAATTCAGTTGGGCATTACCACTGATTGGATGTGTGCTTTAAGTAAAGGGGGAGTcacagatgagttgaaaaatcATTTCAGCCTGGGGAATGTCCTCCTGTGTGTTTCAACCTTCCCAACCTTCCAGCATCTCTTTCCTCCCTCATGCACTCACATCCTTTCTGACAGATCCTCATCTTCAGGGAATGTCAAGTTCCGCTTAATGATAAGGGCTTCTGTAATGCAGACGTCCCCTTTCTCTGAACTCTGAGCAAGCTTAGCTGTGAAAAAAATGAATCCAACTGTCACATTTCCTCATTCTTGAACCCCACTACTATCCAACGGTCTACCCACCATCGCACTTTCCTACTCACCTCCAGGCATGATCCAAGAGGCTGCcggcctggggaggggaggaacGAAGAGGGACCGAGCAGCTTGGACTGCCTCTAAGGATGGCAGAACCCAGGATGGTATGAGAAGAGAGTAGCTCAGAGACTCGGGGGATAAGGGAAAGGGGTTGATTCAGAGCAGGTTTGTTGGGGTGGGGTCGAAGACAAAAGCAAACCGAAGTGCAAGGTCTGGGATCGCATGGGTGTAGAGCGGCTTTGCGGACAGTAAACTGTGGGATTGTGGGCAGAGGGAAGGTGAAGAAGGGACGGTTTCAAGCAATCTGCAGTCGTTGCTAAGAGACCAGACGCCAGGCGAGGGGCAGGGGGAAGGGCGGGCTCGCAGGTGCCCCGCCCAGCGCATGCGGATTACTGCTCCAGCCGGTGGATCCGCGCGCTGCCTGCGGCCGCAGAACCCGCCGACCCATAATCCTTAGCTCCTTCCGTCTCCCTTCGGCTCCCGTCGTTTCTTCCGGCAGAGATGGCTGCGGCCGTGGCTGTGTTGTCGCGAGGGAGTTTCCTGCCCGCGGCGGGTAAGGAGCATCCCGAGACCTCACGGCGCGGTCTCACCGGCGCTCTCTAGTCTTGGTCTCTCCTCCTCTACTGCTGATCCCTTCCCATAGTCTCTGACCCCAGACGGCTCCCGGTAGCTCCTGACGCCAAGTACATCTCCGACTTCCTTAACTCTACCCAGTTCCTTATGACTCCagaaacaacagcagcaacaagaGCAATATTTGCCCCCTACGCCCCCGTGCTCATGCCTTCTTCGAGTTTCTCTAATCCACCCAGCTCTTGCCCGCAGAGTTTCGTTTGCTTGGACCACTCCTTGTC encodes the following:
- the LRRC46 gene encoding leucine-rich repeat-containing protein 46, with translation MPGAKLAQSSEKGDVCITEALIIKRNLTFPEDEDLSERMFHTLAELETVRLDREGITAIRNLEGLQNLHSLYLQVNKIQRIENLTCVPSLCFLSLAGNHIRQVENLRDLPHLQLLDLSENLIETLKLDEFPQSLLILNLTGNSCTKKEGYRELVTQALPLLLDLDGQPVLERWTSDEEDKALGDEDEEFPELSSPFCSEQGFLKELEEEMSRHKERRQQVALLEHLLRMETEPVLTGFPPMPGEPMAGDSSLLATPRQGKKTPPEPTSSPQASSATKKTCTVVSTGQQSTGQARKETRAATGPKASLAAAPGTAKTTTKRIKK